ATCGACTTCCCGGCGGCGCCGCCGAACAAACCGCTTCTGTTCCAGTGTTCTGATGACCTCGGACGCGGTGGGTAGCTTGACCGAGAGTTCCCGAGCAATGGTCGAGACGGTAGCTGAATGGTTCGGTCGAGACCGCAGAAACGTCAGCACCTGAATTTGCAAGGGACCAATACCCTGTCGCCCCTTCCGTCTCCAGGTTCGGCTCTTCATCGCCAGACCGATTTTTGAAAGCCCCGTCACCAAACGATCAGGGAGCGAGTCCTGGTCGATCGTTATTACTGCTGTCATGAAACCCTCCTCTCCCTACTAGTTCGGCAATCGGCACTATTCGTTCGGTAATTAGCCGGAGGGTAGTCTATTGTCCTGTCTTCCTCCCCGTCAAGCCTGTTTCGCGCCCCAGAGACCATCCCCTACTTTTGTATTTAGCGGACGACGAGCACGCCACAATGAGCATGTTGAACCACACGAGTGGACACGCTGCCGAGCAGGACACGGCCGATCGCGCCCAACCCCTTCGCGCCGGTCACGATCAGGTCTGCCTTGTTTTTCTTGGCCACCGTCAGAATCTCATCCGCCGGCTTCCCGAGCCTCACGGCTTCGCGTATCTGGAAGCCCGATTTCGCGAGCTTATCTCCAGAGCGCTGCACCAGCCCCTTCCCGACCTCCTTGACCTCCGGATATTTTAAAAAGGGCATGGCGTGCACGATGGTGACCAAAACCGGCTCGCGGTCAGGGCCATCGGGTGTCGGATTGATCGTACGCATCACAAACTTGACCGCTTTATCTGAAGCAGCCGACCCATCGATCGCCAAGATCAGATGCCGGATAGGTCTCGGAGGTTCTTTCACCACCAGGACAGAACAAGGAGCATGGTGGATGGCATGGTTCGAGATGCTGCCCAGCATAAAGCGATCCAGGGCATCTAAGCCTCTTGATCCGATCGACAAGAGCCCGACTCCACGCTGTGCATGCTTCATAATCGTCGCCGCAACCGCGCCGTGCTCAGTCGTCACCGTCCCACTCAATCCGAGCGTCGACAACAGGCCTTCCGAATCCTTTTTCGCCACTTTCGCCGCAGCCTCCATCCGCTTCACTTCGGAGTGAATATACCGTTCTGTCCCCACGATCACCGGTTGGATCATGAAGGGAGCCCGAAGACCCGCTACATCGACGACATGCAGGACACGAACGACCGGCTGCACCGCGAACGGGATCTCCGCCAACCATTCCAATGCCCACCGGCCATACTTTGATCCATCCGTTGCCGCCAGAATTTTCATCGTGGATATCCTTTTCTTCAATCGAAACGCACCCTGTTGCTTACAAGACTGTCTTGAACCGATCCCGAAACGCGTCGGGAGGCAGATTCGCCACCGCGGCATACCGGCCCACAGTATCGTGACGCTCCAGGTCTTCCTCGTTGAGTCGGATCATGTATTGCCGGGCAATGTGGTAGGACTGGGACTCAATCTCTACCATCCTGACCCTGGTCCGTCCGGTGGCAGGATCCACCATCTGCTTGAATGGAATCGGGATGAACCGCCCGTTCTGAATCGACACCATGGCCGCTGTCCCACCGTCGAGCAGGTACTGAGCCGCGCAATACCCCAAGTCTCGAGTATATTCAATATCGTAGGGAATCGGATCGGCACAGCGAAGCTCATACCCCACATTCTTCGGCACCACCGTGATCGACAATCCGAGCGCGCGAAGGTGCTTCGTCAGTTCCCTCCGTAAGACGTCGCCGATATCGACCTCGGTCATCCGTAAATGACCGTGCTCGTCACGTTCCACATGTTCCAGACCACCGAGCTCATCCGGGTCAAGAATTTCGATCAGTCCTTCTGCTACCACTGCAACACCGTCAGTCCGACCCTGTTCAAAGCGCTTGATCATGGCCCCGATCAACAGATCGACCACTCGCTTCAGTTTCACCGGCCGTTCACGAAACTCCTCCGGAATGATCGTCAGTGTGGCACCCGCGGCCTTTCCAATCCCCAATGCCAGATGACCGGCCTTGCGCCCCATGGTCACCACCACATACCAGCGAGTGGTCGTACGGGCGTCCACCATGAGATTCTTGACGATCTCGACCCCGACGTGGCGAGCCGTTTGAAACCCGAACGTCGGGACACCATGGGGGAGATCCAAATCATTGTCGATCGTCTTCGGAACATGGACGACTTGAAGTCGCCCACCGGCTCGCTCCTCCAGCTTCATAGCGGAAAACGCGGTGTCGTCTCCGCCGATCGTGACCAGCCTCGTGACGCCGAGTCGAGCCAGAGAAGACAACACATTGCCAAGGTGCTCCGAGCTCTTTGTCGGATTTGCGCGAGACGTACCCAGATACGACCCACCTCGAAAATGAATCCGACTGACATCCTCGATCGAGAGTGGTCGTACCTGCCCCGTACCACCTTCCATGAGCCATTTGAACCCATCGATGATCCCCAGCACGTCCGTTCCCTCAAGAATGCTGCGGATCGTAGCTGCGCCGATCACACTATTGATTCCGGGGGCAGGCCCGCCTCCGACCAGAATCCCGACTGTTGGGTGGTGCATCGTCATCTGTTCCTCCCGGCCCATGTTTCCATGATCACACTGATCGCTTCAAGATGTCCGGCATAGTTGTATATTCCATCCTCTCGAGATGGCAAGCACTAAGCCGTCTCTCCCCACGGAACCATTCCTGTGAATGAGCGACTGGATACAACGGGATGGGACGAACGAGCCTCGCGACGTAACAAGAAAGGTCAATCAGGCCTTTCCTCCAACCCAACGTGGGTGCGCAGGCGGTTGTAATTGAAGACCGTCATACCGAGACGCCGGCGACCCGGATCATGACGCTCCATGTCATCGATCAACTCTCCTACCTTCTCCCTCATTGCTGAAGTCAGGGCAGCATGCCGAGGCGTCTGTCCACCCAGCGCGACATGAGGCTGATCCGGCCATTCAAGGTAGGTTGTTTCAAGGAACTGATTGAGTACCGTCCTCTCTTCTTCATGGGTCACGACCAGCCTCGGTCGGGTATCCGCTGTGAGCTCGGCCACCGAGAGTTGCCGGGCTGGCGGCACCACGGTTTCACCTCGGAAATGTAATGAGAACCCCAGCGCAGCCGCGAGCCGATGTTTGAGAAGGTCCAGCCGCTGTGGACTGTCGCATTCCACGAGAAGTTGATACGCCGTGAGTGTCAGCGTGGCCACGAGCACGCCACCTTCCCGCTGAACCCATTGCTGAAGGGAAGGGAGCCTCACCGTCGCACCGTGCCTATCGGCGGGATCAGACTTCTCCGGAGACAAGTCGGTCATCCCGGACAGCGCATCAGTGAACATTCGCTGTTCGTGGTGATCATAGAGTGCGATCGCATACAGATAGGATTGATCATCAGCCGTGCGATATTCGACATGAACAGCCGCATCAATCAGCGCCGCAAGGCGTTGCTCCGCAAATGCCCAGAGGACCATGTAACCGAATCGCTTGGTGAATTCTCTCCATTCCCCCAGCGCAAAGGATCCGGTGCTCATCTCCATTTCGCGTCGCCAGTCGGACGTCAGGTCGAGCAACGTCTTGGCATCAGCTTGTGACAGCGTGATCCCACAGCCCCCCCATACGGCTCGATCGGACTCCGGAGGAGCATTCGGATCATGGATGACTCTGGTGAGCAACGGACGATCCACGGTGAGATCCTTCACGAATTCACCGCCCGGCAGAACCACCCTTGTGCCATCAGCAAGCGATTGCCACACGAGGTCTTGGCCGGCTTGTGGTACCGAGATCAGCGTCAGGACGTCGACAGAGGAATGTTTCAAAGGATCGAGCCACTGCCGCTCCTCTTCGGGGATGTGTTCGGTGATCACGTCTCGCAGCTGTTCGATGAGGGTCAGCTGTCCGTCTTCGGGATAGTAGTCGCAGAACAGGTAGAGACTCGCCAGCTCCATTTCCTGCTCCAGCGGTGCGACAAGCCGTCCGGTATCTCCCTCAACATATGGCTTCAGGGCGCGCGCCAGTGCTCTCTCTCGCTGCACCCGAAACTCCGCTTTGAGAGATAAGTGATTCAACCGCGCGAGAAGCGCGTCCAGTGTTTGCGGGCGCGGCACCCAAAATCCCATTCCCCTGTCACTCACGCGATTCATGAATTTCTTCCATGACAATTTCTTCTGCATCGAGCCAGTCTCGGAGGGCATTCCCGTCCTGATGACCTCGCTGTTCCCAAAGCTCGTACGCTTTCCTCGAGATTCGTTCCCACATGCCCTCCGGTAATTCGATAGGGTTTTCCATCCGTCTCGGGACAGACGCGGGTCGGCCCTTTCCTTTGCTGCTCGTGGTTTTGAGCTTGGATTTGGGTTTGGATTTGGTTGTTGTCTTGCGCGTTGGCATAACTCGCTCCTCGGCTACGCATTGTTTGGCATGGATGACCTTACAAGGACAGAGCGATGGTCCTGGTGAAACTTCGGGTTCCGGACCGTCAAGACTGGACACAAGGACTTTCGAAGCACAGACTCCGTGACGCTACCGAACAACGCGTGAGACAAACCCCGTCGACCATGAGTCCCCATCACAATCAAACCCACATCGGGGGTCACGGCTGCGTTGAGGATCGAATCAGCCGGCAGCCCGCCGGAGACGACGAAATCAGACACCAGCCCAGCCGAAGTCAGGGCTGCCGTGAGATCAGACAACTTCTTCGTGATCGCCGTCCGATCGTGGTCTCGCTTCGCCACATGAGGCAAGGTGAAATCCAGCCCATACGAAACCGGCTCCAGGACATGGAGAATTCTGACGGAGGCTTTCGATCGCTGAGCAATCACTGCCCCATACTCCAACGCATCGAGCGAATAGTCTGAAAAATCTATCGGCACCAGAATCCGTTCAATAACGGGGGGATTGTGCCGCAGCCCGCCCGTTTTCTCTTCGTCGTGCAGCCGGGCGCGCACGGCCAGGACCGGGCAGGGTGCCGCCCGGATAATTCGCTCCGCCGTACTTCCCAGGAGTATATGTGCCAATCCGGTTTTGCCTCTCGTGCCCACAACAATCAGATCCGGCGCTTCACCCGTTACGGCTGCAAGAACCTCCTCGCTTGGGATACCTGTGGCAATCTTGGTCTCCGCCGAAACCCCTCGACCGGCTGCCCGTGTTTTCAATTCAACCAGCTCTTGCGTCGCCTGCTTCATCAACTCGGCCAAATACAGCTGATTGACAGGATTCTCAGGGTTAAGCCCTGATGGGAACTCCAACACATGCATCACGGTCAGTGAGGCACCCCACGATCGGGCGAGCCCACAGGCATAGGCCTCAGCAGCCGCCGACCCCTGTGATCCGTCGGTCGCAAAGAGAATGTTCGGTCTTCCCGTGGTCACACTCACACAGCCTCCGCACTCAACAAGAGCAATTCCCCGCTCATCGTCGGGTGGATCGCACATCGAAAAACGTGCCGGCCAGGTCGCGTCATATCGAATCGAATCGTGGCACTCTGTTTCGGATCGAGATACATCCCGCCCAGGCCGCGGCCGTACACAATCACCCCGTCCTTCTCGATTTGTGTGGGGATCCCCTCAAACATGGTCGAGCTGAAATCGTGTCGCTCCGCATCTTCATTCCGGACAATGATGACGGTGGGGAGCCCCAGGCGCAAGGGACTCTGCTTCGTGACAAACCGGAAATCCTTGATGGTCACGTCCACCACCTGTTCGGACTGTGCCAGAAGGGCCGCACCGTACATCCAGGCCATGCACGCGACTGTGAGAACCAATCCTACCCTCCGCCACTGCACCGGACTTTTTCCAAGGGTCATAATGTCCTCCCTCCGATCATCATCGTGACGACCTCCGTTGCGAGACGGAGGTCGGAAGCGGCACTGTCAATACAGGGCAACCCGCCGTGCGAACGACCTTTTCCGCCGTACTGCCGAAGAATATCTTATCCACACTCCCGACCCTTCCGCCGTAGCAGCCGATCACGACCAGATCACTATTCCCTATCCGCGCGGCTTTCGCGATTTCAGCGAACGGCACACCCTCCACGATCAGTCGTGTAATCTTCACGTCTGCGGCGACCTTGGACTCCAACAACTGCCTGACCTTTAATCGAGCATGATGGCGTAACCGGCGGCGCTGTGGAGCGGCATCTGATGGAACCGCCAACAGCCCCAAGCGATGGAATGCGGCAAGCGTGCTCGTATCGATTACGTGCAGCACGAGTACCGTCGCTCCACACAGCCGCGCGACCTGACACGCCACTCGAAAGGCTTCGTCTGAACAGGGGGAGAAATCCACCGGAACCAAGATGGCCTTGAAGAGATCCGTATCTTGCCCCATACACCATCCTCCCTACCGGAGCTTGAGCAAGGGTGATGCCGCCGGTGAAAACTGATGGTTACTCGCTGATGGCGTGAAGACGCTACGGATTTGTTGTTTTCGCCCATGCCATGGGCACCGACTAATCATGTTATCTCCGCAAGCCGTAGCTCTCTGCCACAGTAGTCATTCACTCCCTGTAGCAGAAGGCGCCACGATCGGTGAGGGGTAAAGAATGAGGCGTGCATGATAAGGGGTTGCGCAGTCCGAACAATACTTTTCACCTCCTACATTTCACTTCTCACTGCCATCAATGGCATTGGACTTGCTGGAGACTTATCAGCAAGGGAGAGAAGCATGACACGTACACAGTGGCTCTTGCTTGGAGCGATAGGCGTAGGTCTGGCGGTTGTGATGTATTTTATTTTCTTCTGTCCTGCGGATTGCCAGTGAGGTGTGTATGAAACTGTTGCTCGCTGTCGACGGCTCCGACCATTCGTATGAAGCGGTCCGATCCCTCAAGTGCCTGGCTCGCGCCGAGGAACTGCATCTCGTCCATGTACTCGACGTCCCAAGTCCGGCCTATCCCATGATGATGCCGGAAGTGGCACAGGAGCTATACGAGACGGTGGAGCGGAACATGCGCGATGACGGGACTCGTCTGTTGGATCGCACCGTGTCCTTGCTCCCCCTGGATGCTGGACCGGTCACGAAACATTTGGTCGTCGGATCTCCGGCGGAGCAAATCGTGGCCTTGGCTGAACAACTCAAGGTGGGCCTGATTCTATTGGGTACTCGAGGCCTTGGACCGATCAAGGAACGGCTCATCGGAAGCGTCTCTCATCGAGTCCTGACGTTCGCACCTGGCGCGAAGCTGATTCTTCCCGGTCCCTTGAAAAAGCTCCATCATGTTTTACTGCCGTTACAAGGAACCTATGACGCAGATCATGCCCTCTCTTTGCTTCAACAGAAACCATTTCGCGAGCTGCCCACGGTGACCCTCTTCACCGTCCTTCCCCATACCAGGCCCCCCTGGCCGGTGGATGCGGTTTCGGCTGAGCATATGGAAACCCATTCCCTCCGAAAAGCAAAGGACTTTCTCGACGAGACGGCGGCCAAACTCCGCCTCTCAGGCTATCAAACCCGAGTGATAACGACGTTGGGCACCCCAGTGGATGGAATTCTTCAGGAGGCCAAGGCCTTAAATCCTGACCTGATTCTCATGGGGTCCCGAGGCCGCCGCGGCATCACCCGTATGGTACTCGGTAGTGTGTCCCACGCACTCTTACATCAGGGCACCTATCCATGGATGATTTTCAGCTGACCGTCGAAAGGGTTTACATCATGCCGATGTATGACTATAAGTGTCTCGATTGCGGGAAGGAATCGTTGATCGTGGTAACATTGAAAGAACACGCAGCCGGGGGAATCGTCTGTCCGGCCTGTGGGAGCAAGAACCTGCAGCAACTGTTTAGCCCGTTCATTGCTCACACAACAAAGAAGAGCTAGCAGCATGGTGAAAAAGTCCGCCAACGACGTTCTCGCATCGTTCAGGCCCTCAACGTATCCCAGAGGGTACGCTTCGGCCTTCTCTCGCTGCGGCCTTGCCCGTAGAACGGCGCGTCTTGGCGCGCCGGGGTCGGGCGGGTGAGAACGGTGGCCTTTTTGAACACGCTGCAGGGATAGATGGATCATGCAATCGCAACACACAGAGAATCGATTCTTCATCGTGGGACTGTGGACCCTCCTCATCCTGACTGGCCTGGTGCCATCCTCCTTGTACGCTCAAGACTATCCACCCGACCGTGAGCGTGGGAAAGCCGTGTACGAGCACCACTGTCAGAACTGTCATGGCCCAACTGGGCGAGGCGACGGACCAGGCGCCGTTGTTTTGAACGTCCCACCGGCCAATTTTCAGCGGTTCCAGTCATTTTTGAAATCCGATGAAGAGTTACTGCGAACGATCGAACACGGCGTCGTCTTCAGCCCGATGCATTCGTGGCGAGGCCAGCTCACCGATGGAGAGATGCAGGACGTCGTGGCGTACATCCGTGTGTTGTCGCAATAGGAGCTGTGCTCATCCCCAGTACGAGTAGCGGAACCGTTTCGAGTGTCACGTTGCTGATTTCGCAAGTCCTCTCTCGAGTTATAGAGAGACTGATACCAGAAACGTGAAACACGAAACGCGTAACTCTTGATGGACGGACGAAACACGACGAACCTCTGCTCGATGGAATCGTACGGCAGCAATGGAGAAGCTGGCCCTCCATGACGCGCTCCTCATTGTGGACATCCAGAACGATTTTCTCCCAGGCGGGGCGCTCGGCATCAGCCATGGGGACAAGATTATTCCGGTCCTTACAAGCTATATTCGCCGCTTTGATGCCTACGGTTTTCCTATTTTTCTGAGTCGCGATTGGCACCCACCCAACCATTGCTCATTCCTGTCGCAGGGTGGACCATGGCCGACCCATTGTGTTGCCGGCTCACCCGGTGCTCTTCCACCGTCGTCCTTCACGACGCCGCCATCGGCTGTCATCATTTACAAGGCCATTGATCACGACCAAGAAGCGTGCTCCGCATTCCAACACACTGCTCTGAATCGGCATCTCCGAGCCCTCAACGTGCAGCGCCTCTTCATCGGTGGATTAGCAACCGACTACTGCGTGCTGCATTCGGTCAAAGACGCTCGAATGCTCGGGTATGACGTCTGTTTATTGATGGACGGCATCAAGGCGGTCAACCTTGATACCGAGGACGGTCGGCGGGCCGAGGAAGAAATGATTCGCTTGGGAGCCCTGCCTGTACGATGGAAAATGCTCGAAACATGAACCCCTCGACCAGCGCCCTGCTGACCGACCTGTATGAGCTCACCATGGCTCAAGTCTACCTGGAACAGCAGATGGACCAACCAGCCGTCTTCGAGTTCTTTGTCCGCAGGCTGCCGCCCCATCGGAATTTCTTGGTCGTCGCCGGTCTCGAACAGGTGTTGGACTACCTCTCTGGATTGAGAGTCTCGCAGGAAGAATTGGCTTGGCTGGAACAATCGGAGCGGTTCAGTTCTGGGCTCCTACACTATCTCGAGGCTCTGCGGTTCACCGGAGACATAGAGGCGATACCCGAAGGAACGATTGTCTTTCCTCACGAGCCGATCCTCAGAGTCGTCGCGCCGCTTCCACAAGCGCAGCTCGTCGAAAGCCGGGTGATGAACCTGTTGAACTTTCAAACGATGGTGGCCTCAAAAGCAGCACGTTCGGTGCTGGTCGCAGCAGGAAAGCCGCTCATCGATTTTGGGCTACGCCGTGCGCATGGCGCGGAGGCCGCTCTTCTCGCCGCGCGAGCGAGTTACCTGGTCGGCTTCGCCGGAACTGCAACCGTCCTAGCCGGCATGCACTATGGGATCCCTCTCTACGGCACCATGGCCCATTCGTTCGTCCAGGCCCATCAGGATGAAACCCTGGCCTTCGAACACTTTGCAACAATTCAACCGGATAATGTCATTCTCCTGATCGATACCTATAATACGGAAGCCGCAGCGGAGAAGGTCGTAGCCTTAACCCAACGCCTTCACGCGAGAGGCATCACGCTGAAAGGTGTACGCCTCGATAGCGGCGACCTGGCCGACCACGCTCGAAATGTTCGGCAGATCCTCGACGGAGGTGGATTGTCTCGGGTCAAAATCCTTGCGAGCGGTAACCTGGATGAATATCGATTGAGAGATCTGGTGCGAACGGGAACACCCATCGATAGTTTCGCCGTCGGTACCGCCATGACCACCTCTTCCGATGCACCCTCGTTGGACTGTGCCTACAAGCTCCAAGCATATGCAGGCCGTCCCTGTCGCAAGCGATCGGAGGGCAAAGCCACCTGGCCCGGCCGCAAGCAAGTCTATCGGTCTTATACCGATGGCGGATACCTGGACCATGACATCATCACGACCGACGACGATCAACAATCCGGCCAACCGCTGCTCCACCCCGTCATGAAAGAAGGCCGCCGACTTGCAGCATCGCCGTCGCTCGTCGAAGTACGACGCCACGCCGCCCTGCAACTCGGACGGCTTCCGGAATCTCTGCGGATCCTTGAGCTCTCGCCTGCCTACGACGTTCGAATCTCTGAGACTTTGCAGAGCTTAGCCCAAATAGTTGACCGCGTCTCTACCAGCAAAGGAGTCATGTGATGAAATGTCTTTCTCGTTCAATCGTCATCGGAGGAATGACCCTTCTTATTAGTTTGACCGCGACATGGGTCTTGGCAGCTGGTCCCTCCGCTTCCGATCCGACACTACTCACTATTCTTCCCTGTAAAAGCCCCTACAAGAAGAAGCCCGTCCCGGCAAAAACGTTGCAAGAACTCGTCCGCTCGCATGAGCGATGGATAGAGTATCGGAGGAACCCCGATGCCAAGCGCCTGGAGCTCTGTCAGGCTGATCTCAGTCGT
This portion of the Nitrospira sp. genome encodes:
- a CDS encoding universal stress protein — protein: MKILAATDGSKYGRWALEWLAEIPFAVQPVVRVLHVVDVAGLRAPFMIQPVIVGTERYIHSEVKRMEAAAKVAKKDSEGLLSTLGLSGTVTTEHGAVAATIMKHAQRGVGLLSIGSRGLDALDRFMLGSISNHAIHHAPCSVLVVKEPPRPIRHLILAIDGSAASDKAVKFVMRTINPTPDGPDREPVLVTIVHAMPFLKYPEVKEVGKGLVQRSGDKLAKSGFQIREAVRLGKPADEILTVAKKNKADLIVTGAKGLGAIGRVLLGSVSTRVVQHAHCGVLVVR
- a CDS encoding 6-phosphofructokinase, with translation MTMHHPTVGILVGGGPAPGINSVIGAATIRSILEGTDVLGIIDGFKWLMEGGTGQVRPLSIEDVSRIHFRGGSYLGTSRANPTKSSEHLGNVLSSLARLGVTRLVTIGGDDTAFSAMKLEERAGGRLQVVHVPKTIDNDLDLPHGVPTFGFQTARHVGVEIVKNLMVDARTTTRWYVVVTMGRKAGHLALGIGKAAGATLTIIPEEFRERPVKLKRVVDLLIGAMIKRFEQGRTDGVAVVAEGLIEILDPDELGGLEHVERDEHGHLRMTEVDIGDVLRRELTKHLRALGLSITVVPKNVGYELRCADPIPYDIEYTRDLGYCAAQYLLDGGTAAMVSIQNGRFIPIPFKQMVDPATGRTRVRMVEIESQSYHIARQYMIRLNEEDLERHDTVGRYAAVANLPPDAFRDRFKTVL
- a CDS encoding DUF2934 domain-containing protein gives rise to the protein MPTRKTTTKSKPKSKLKTTSSKGKGRPASVPRRMENPIELPEGMWERISRKAYELWEQRGHQDGNALRDWLDAEEIVMEEIHESRE
- a CDS encoding universal stress protein — translated: MSVTTGRPNILFATDGSQGSAAAEAYACGLARSWGASLTVMHVLEFPSGLNPENPVNQLYLAELMKQATQELVELKTRAAGRGVSAETKIATGIPSEEVLAAVTGEAPDLIVVGTRGKTGLAHILLGSTAERIIRAAPCPVLAVRARLHDEEKTGGLRHNPPVIERILVPIDFSDYSLDALEYGAVIAQRSKASVRILHVLEPVSYGLDFTLPHVAKRDHDRTAITKKLSDLTAALTSAGLVSDFVVSGGLPADSILNAAVTPDVGLIVMGTHGRRGLSHALFGSVTESVLRKSLCPVLTVRNPKFHQDHRSVLVRSSMPNNA
- a CDS encoding cupredoxin domain-containing protein, which codes for MAWMYGAALLAQSEQVVDVTIKDFRFVTKQSPLRLGLPTVIIVRNEDAERHDFSSTMFEGIPTQIEKDGVIVYGRGLGGMYLDPKQSATIRFDMTRPGRHVFRCAIHPTMSGELLLLSAEAV
- a CDS encoding universal stress protein; this encodes MGQDTDLFKAILVPVDFSPCSDEAFRVACQVARLCGATVLVLHVIDTSTLAAFHRLGLLAVPSDAAPQRRRLRHHARLKVRQLLESKVAADVKITRLIVEGVPFAEIAKAARIGNSDLVVIGCYGGRVGSVDKIFFGSTAEKVVRTAGCPVLTVPLPTSVSQRRSSR
- a CDS encoding universal stress protein, encoding MKLLLAVDGSDHSYEAVRSLKCLARAEELHLVHVLDVPSPAYPMMMPEVAQELYETVERNMRDDGTRLLDRTVSLLPLDAGPVTKHLVVGSPAEQIVALAEQLKVGLILLGTRGLGPIKERLIGSVSHRVLTFAPGAKLILPGPLKKLHHVLLPLQGTYDADHALSLLQQKPFRELPTVTLFTVLPHTRPPWPVDAVSAEHMETHSLRKAKDFLDETAAKLRLSGYQTRVITTLGTPVDGILQEAKALNPDLILMGSRGRRGITRMVLGSVSHALLHQGTYPWMIFS
- a CDS encoding zinc ribbon domain-containing protein — translated: MDDFQLTVERVYIMPMYDYKCLDCGKESLIVVTLKEHAAGGIVCPACGSKNLQQLFSPFIAHTTKKS
- a CDS encoding cytochrome c, whose amino-acid sequence is MQSQHTENRFFIVGLWTLLILTGLVPSSLYAQDYPPDRERGKAVYEHHCQNCHGPTGRGDGPGAVVLNVPPANFQRFQSFLKSDEELLRTIEHGVVFSPMHSWRGQLTDGEMQDVVAYIRVLSQ
- a CDS encoding isochorismatase family protein; amino-acid sequence: MEKLALHDALLIVDIQNDFLPGGALGISHGDKIIPVLTSYIRRFDAYGFPIFLSRDWHPPNHCSFLSQGGPWPTHCVAGSPGALPPSSFTTPPSAVIIYKAIDHDQEACSAFQHTALNRHLRALNVQRLFIGGLATDYCVLHSVKDARMLGYDVCLLMDGIKAVNLDTEDGRRAEEEMIRLGALPVRWKMLET
- a CDS encoding nicotinate phosphoribosyltransferase, translated to MNPSTSALLTDLYELTMAQVYLEQQMDQPAVFEFFVRRLPPHRNFLVVAGLEQVLDYLSGLRVSQEELAWLEQSERFSSGLLHYLEALRFTGDIEAIPEGTIVFPHEPILRVVAPLPQAQLVESRVMNLLNFQTMVASKAARSVLVAAGKPLIDFGLRRAHGAEAALLAARASYLVGFAGTATVLAGMHYGIPLYGTMAHSFVQAHQDETLAFEHFATIQPDNVILLIDTYNTEAAAEKVVALTQRLHARGITLKGVRLDSGDLADHARNVRQILDGGGLSRVKILASGNLDEYRLRDLVRTGTPIDSFAVGTAMTTSSDAPSLDCAYKLQAYAGRPCRKRSEGKATWPGRKQVYRSYTDGGYLDHDIITTDDDQQSGQPLLHPVMKEGRRLAASPSLVEVRRHAALQLGRLPESLRILELSPAYDVRISETLQSLAQIVDRVSTSKGVM